Within the Polaribacter pectinis genome, the region GCTTCTAAATTAGAAATTGGCGATGCTCAATACAGCTGTTTTCCAAATACAGAAAACGGAATTGTAGATGATTTAATTTGTTATAGAATTAAAGAAAACCAATATTTATTAGTAGTTAATGCTTCAAATATTGAGAAAGATTGGAACTGGATTTCTTCTTACAATGAAGAATTTAATGCAGATCTAAAAGATTTATCGGAAGATTATTCTTTGTTGGCAATTCAAGGACCAAAAGCAATTGATGCAATGCAATCTTTGTCTTCTTTAGATTTGGCAGATATTCCTTTTTATAAATTTAAAGTTGGAGATTTTGCAGGAATTGAAAATGTCATTATTTCTGCAACAGGTTATACTGGTTCTGGAGGATTCGAAATTTATTGTAAAAATTCTGAAGTAGAACAAATTTGGAATAAAGTCTTTGAAGCTGGAGAAGAATTCGGAATTAAACCAATTGGTTTAGCAGCAAGAGATACTTTGCGTTTAGAAATGGGTTACTGTTTGTATGGAAACGATATTGACGATACAACTTCACCAATTGAAGCAGGTTTAAGCTGGATTACTAAATTCACGAAAAAATTTGTAAACCATGAAGCTTTAGCTAAAGAAAAAGAACACAAACCAGAAAGACGTTTAGTTGCTTTTGAATTAGATGAAAGAGGAATTCCAAGACAAGGTTATGATATTGTAGATGGCAATGGAAATGTTATTGGAAACGTAACTTCTGGTACAATGAGTCCTTGTTTACAAAAAGGAATTGGAATGGGTTATGTTCCTACTCTTTTTGCAAAGTCTGGAACGCAAATACATATTCAAGTTCGTAAAAAAGCAATTCCAGCAACAATTGTAAAGTTGCCATTCTATAAGGGATAAATTAAAATTATCCTTTAGAATATATAAAATAATAGTAACAAAAAAATCCTTCTCATAATGAGAAGGATTTTATTTTTGGGTGGAAGACGGGACTCGAACCCGCGACACTCGGTACCACAAACCGATACTCTAACCAACTGAGCTACAACCACCATATAATTGCGGGTGCAAATATAAATATTTTTTCTATTCTAAAACAACAAAAAATTAAATTAATTTACTTAAATTTTCTATAGCAACGTAACGCTC harbors:
- the gcvT gene encoding glycine cleavage system aminomethyltransferase GcvT; the protein is MKNIALHTIHENLGAKMVPFAGYNMPVQYEGVTAEHLTVRESVGVFDVSHMGEFLVSGENALALIQKVTSNDASKLEIGDAQYSCFPNTENGIVDDLICYRIKENQYLLVVNASNIEKDWNWISSYNEEFNADLKDLSEDYSLLAIQGPKAIDAMQSLSSLDLADIPFYKFKVGDFAGIENVIISATGYTGSGGFEIYCKNSEVEQIWNKVFEAGEEFGIKPIGLAARDTLRLEMGYCLYGNDIDDTTSPIEAGLSWITKFTKKFVNHEALAKEKEHKPERRLVAFELDERGIPRQGYDIVDGNGNVIGNVTSGTMSPCLQKGIGMGYVPTLFAKSGTQIHIQVRKKAIPATIVKLPFYKG